Proteins co-encoded in one Panulirus ornatus isolate Po-2019 chromosome 68, ASM3632096v1, whole genome shotgun sequence genomic window:
- the LOC139747262 gene encoding uncharacterized protein: protein MDKYKAKTVGDGRVKRNSRRKRRDTEIMRGLIETGRDKNAKVKMDVGTSEAKMVDGEARQPRVSQRKMDDQGGTHDDPGDTKLKVLSRKACVKMGGECVKSEHCPYKFRLGKCGKKGKIVCCLKKGCSRKTKKKCKRFHGLCKKKCKRKERVIYNGCKGMHCHCCAKACKLTYPCRAVGGHCVQDKKHCQGIFMKKGCKGKKCHCCYTDSTTPKPPTTTTTTPDPLTTTTTTPDPPTTTTTTPDPLTTTTTTPDPLTTTTTTPDPPTTTTTTPDPLTTITTTPDPLTTTTTTPDPPTTTTTTPDPLTTTTTTPEPPTTTTTTPDPPTTTTTTPDPLTTTTTTPEPPTTTTTTPEPPTTTTTTPEPPTSTTTTPEPPTTTTTTLEPPTTTMTTPESMTTTTTTPEPPTTTTTTPEPPITTTTTPEPPTSTTTTPEPPTTTTTTLEPPTTTMTTPEPPTTTTTTDYHHDHAGSPDYHHDHAGSPDYHHDHAETPDYHHDHAGIHDYHYDHAGIHDYHHDHAGTPDYHHDHAGIHDYHHDHAGTPDYHHDHAGSPDYHHDHAGIHDYHHDHAGTPDYHHDHAGTPDYHHDHAGTPDYHYDHAGIHDYHHDHAGIHDYHHDHAGSPDYHYDHAGIHDYHHDHDQEANLNYHDHNQEASFNHYNQNEEANINYHDHKHIANFNNHLDHILNFNILHDHIANFNHHNDYLFNFNIHHDHIANFNHHNEFILIFINHHGHVANFNNKHEHIASFNHYHDHIIYFNNKHDYIANLNKEHDHIVINNKHDHHDHIINFNNKHDHIINFNIHHDHIINFNNEHDHIINLNNKHDHINFNIHHDHIANFNNKHDHIINFNIHHDHIANFNNKHDHIANFNNKYDHIASFNNHYDHIINFNNKHDYIANFNIHYDHIANFNHHHDHTAGDDPVRTLRDNTLINSNREPY, encoded by the exons ATGGACAAATACAAGGCAAAGACAGTCGGAGACGGAAGGGTAAAAAGAAACTCGAGGAGAAAGAGACGAGACACAGAAATAATGAGAGGATTAATAGAGACAGGCCGAGATAAGAATGCAAAGGTTAAGATGGATGTAGGAACGAGCGAGGCGAAAATGGTTGATGGGGAAGCCAGGCAGCCGAGAGTCAGTCAGAGGAAGATGGACGACCAGGGAGGGACTCACGACGACCCAGGCGACACCAAGCTTAAGGTGTTGTCGCGTAAGGCTTGTGTCAAGATGGGAGGCGAGTGTGTCAAGTCGGAGCACTGTCCTTACAAGTTTCGTCTCGGTAAATGTGGCAAGAAAGGCAAGATCGTGTGTTGCTTAAAAA AAGGTTGTTCCCGTAAGACTAAAAAGAAATGCAAGAGGTTCCATGGCTTGTGCAAGAAGAAGtgtaagaggaaggagagggtcaTCTACAACGGCTGCAAAGGGATGCACTGTCACTGCTGTGCCAAGGCTTGCAAACTAACATATCCTTGTCGAGCGGTTGGCGGGCACTGTGTGCAGGATAAGAAGCACTGTCAAGGGATATTTATGAAGAAGGGTTGTAAAGGGAAGAAGTGTCATTGCTGCTACACTG ATTCGACCACGCCGAAACCCCcgactaccaccacgaccacgccgGATCCCCtgactaccaccacgaccacgccgGATCCCCcgactaccaccacgaccacgccgGATCCCCtgactaccaccacgaccacgccgGATCCCCtgactaccaccacgaccacgccgGATCCCCcgactaccaccacgaccacgccgGATCCCCTGACTACCATTACGACCACGCCGGATCCCCtgactaccaccacgaccacgccgGATCCCCcgactaccaccacgaccacgccgGATCCCCtgactaccaccacgaccacgccgGAACCCCcgactaccaccacgaccacgccgGATCCCCcgactaccaccacgaccacgccgGATCCCCtgactaccaccacgaccacgccgGAACCCCCGACTACCACTACGACCACGCCGGAACCTCCGACTACCACTACGACAACGCCAGAACCTCCGACTTCCACTACGACCACGCCGGAACCCCcgactaccaccacgaccacgctGGAACCCCcgactaccaccatgaccacgcCGGAATCCATGACTACCACTACGACCACGCCGGAACCCCCGACTACCACTACGACCACGCCGGAACCTCCGATTACCACTACGACAACGCCAGAACCTCCGACTTCCACTACGACCACGCCGGAACCCCcgactaccaccacgaccacgctGGAACCCCcgactaccaccatgaccacgcCGGAACCCCcgactaccaccacgaccac tgactaccaccacgaccacgctGGATCCCCtgactaccaccacgaccacgccgGATCCCCcgactaccaccacgaccacgccgAAACCCCcgactaccaccacgaccacgccgGAATCCATGACTACCACTACGACCACGCCGGAATCCAtgactaccaccacgaccacgccgGAACCCCcgactaccaccacgaccacgccgGAATCCAtgactaccaccacgaccacgccgGAACCCCcgactaccaccacgaccacgccgGATCCCCcgactaccaccacgaccacgccgGAATCCAtgactaccaccacgaccacgccgGAACCCCcgactaccaccacgaccacgccgGAACCCCcgactaccaccacgaccacgctGGAACCCCCGACTACCACTACGACCACGCCGGAATCCAtgactaccaccacgaccacgccgGAATCCAtgactaccaccacgaccacgctGGATCCCCCGACTACCACTACGATCACGCCGGAATCCAtgactaccaccacgaccacgaccaagAAGCCAATCTCAactaccacgaccacaaccaaGAAGCCAGTTTCAACCACTACAACCAAAACGAAGAGGCCAATATCAACTACCATGACCACAAACACATCGCCAACTTCAACAACCACCTCGACCACATCCTCAACTTCAACATCCTCCACGACCACATCGCTAACTTCAACCACCACAACGACTACCTCTTCAACTTCAACATCCACCACGACCACATCGCCAACTTCAACCACCACAACGagttcatcctcatcttcatcaaccACCACGGCCACGTCGCCAACTTCAACAACAAGCACGAACACATCGCCAGCTTcaaccactaccacgaccacatcATCTACTTCAACAACAAGCACGACTACATCGCCAACCTCAACAAGGAGCACGACCACATCGTCATCAACAACAagcacgaccaccacgaccacatcaTCAACTTCAACAACAAGCACGACCACATCATCAACTTCAACATCCACCACGACCACATCATCAACTTCAACAACGAGCACGACCACATCATCAACTTAAACAACAAGCACGACCACATCAACTTCAACATCCACCACGACCACATCGCCAACTTCAACAATAAGCACGACCACATCATCAACTTCAACATCCATCACGACCACATCGCCAACTTCAACAATAAGCACGACCACATCGCCAACTTCAACAACAAGTACGACCACATCGCCAGCTTCAACAACCACTACGACCACATCATCAACTTCAACAACAAGCACGACTACATCGCCAACTTCAACATCCACTACGACCACATCGCCAActtcaaccaccatcacgaccacacc GCGGGAGATGATCCAGTCAGAACTCTTAGAGACAACACACTGATTAACTCAAACAGGGAGCCATACTGA